One window of the Triticum dicoccoides isolate Atlit2015 ecotype Zavitan chromosome 3B, WEW_v2.0, whole genome shotgun sequence genome contains the following:
- the LOC119278188 gene encoding squamosa promoter-binding-like protein 2: protein MDSWEPKMPSWDLGTVVAPSSGGGGGGGALDLKLGAPTSWRPVPAGAAAAVVSVQQQQPPSAAPAKRARAGQGQQTVPPCSVEGCTADLSRCREYHRRHKVCEAHSKTPVVAVAGQQQRFCQQCSRFHLLGEFDEVKRSCRKRLDGHNRRRRKPQRDPLNPAGLFANHHGVTRFASYPQIFSPTSMAEPKWPGGIAVKTEADAFHEQYYSFSGAASLFHHGKPERKHFPFLTDGGGEATFGCQPPAFTITPSSESSSNSSRHSNGKTTMFAHDGGPDHNCALSLLSDNPASAHIMVPAEAHHLGGGGVTIQYGGGGGGGGKVARLSSNGDVSLTGLSYVSLGDKGAPMLHASNRSQHAAATAATAVATSTAAAPAASQLQQQYHGYYHHQHQVSADQGSHPDAGGMHALPFSSW from the exons ATGGATTCTTGGGAGCCCAAGATGCCTTCTTGGGACCTCGGCACGGTGGTCGCGCCCagcagcggaggaggaggcggcggcggcgcgctggacCTGAAGCTCGGCGCGCCGACGAGCTGGAGGCCGGTCCCGGCGGGGGCGGCCGCTGCGGTGGTATcggtgcagcagcagcagccgccttCCGCGGCGCCGGCGAAGCGGGCCCGGGCGGGGCAGGGGCAGCAGACGGTGCCGCCGTGCTCCGTGGAGGGGTGCACGGCCGACCTGTCCCGCTGCCGCGAGTACCACCGCCGGCACAAGGTCTGCGAGGCGCACTCCAAgacgcccgtcgtcgccgtcgccggccagCAGCAGCGCTTCTGCCAGCAGTGCAGCAG GTTCCATTTGCTCGGGGAGTTCGACGAGGTGAAGAGGAGCTGCAGGAAGCGCCTCGACGGCCACAACCGCCGCCGCCGGAAGCCGCAGCGGGATCCCCTCAACCCTGCCGGCTTGTTCGCTAATCACCATG GAGTGACAAGATTCGCGTCGTACCCGCAAATCTTCTCCCCGACGTCCATGGCGGAGCCCAAGTGGCCCGGCGGCATCGCCGTGAAGACGGAGGCCGACGCGTTCCACGAGCAGTACTACTCCTTCAGCGGCGCCGCCTCCCTCTTCCACCACGGCAAGCCGGAGAGGAAGCACTTCCCCTTCCtgacggacggcggcggcgaggccacGTTCGGCTGCCAGCCGCCGGCGTTCACCATCACGCCTTCCTcggagagcagcagcaacagcagccggCACAGCAACGGCAAGACCACCATGTTCGCCCACGACGGGGGCCCGGACCACAACTGTGCTCTCTCTCTTCTGTCAGACAACCCGGCGTCGGCGCACATCATGGTCCCCGCGGAGGCGCATcatctcggcggcggcggcgtgacgaTACAgtacggcggtggcggcggcggcggcggtaagGTGGCGCGGCTGTCCAGCAACGGCGACGTCTCGCTCACCGGGCTGTCTTACGTGAGCCTGGGAGACAAGGGCGCGCCCATGTTGCACGCGTCTAACAGATCGCAGCACGCCGCTGCTACCGCTGCCACTGCCGTTGCTACCAGcacagcggcggctccggcggcatcCCAGCTCCAGCAGCAGTACCATGGATACTACCACCACCAACACCAAGTGAGCGCTGATCAGGGGAGCCACCCGGATGCAGGTGGGATGCATGCCCTACCCTTCTCGTCATGGTAG